In Limimonas halophila, the following are encoded in one genomic region:
- a CDS encoding uracil-DNA glycosylase family protein: MSSEREDVATVLREARACRVCEDVLPHGPNPVLRAGVDARILIVGQAPGWKVHTTGIPWNDPSGDRLRAWMNLDRETFYDETRIAIAPIAFCYPGKDPRGGDLPPRPECAPLWQPRLIAALPRLELILLVGQHAQRYHLGPTRRRTLTETVRAYRDHLPRFLPLPHPSWRNNAWLARNPWFETELLPELRARVHALLG; the protein is encoded by the coding sequence ATGTCGAGCGAGCGCGAGGATGTGGCCACCGTTCTGCGCGAAGCGCGCGCGTGCCGGGTGTGCGAAGACGTCCTGCCCCATGGCCCCAACCCCGTGCTACGGGCCGGCGTGGACGCGCGCATCCTGATCGTGGGACAGGCGCCGGGGTGGAAGGTGCACACCACCGGCATTCCGTGGAACGACCCCTCGGGCGACCGGCTGCGCGCCTGGATGAACCTGGACCGCGAGACCTTCTACGACGAAACGCGCATCGCCATCGCGCCCATCGCCTTCTGCTACCCGGGCAAGGACCCGCGCGGCGGTGACCTGCCGCCCCGGCCGGAATGCGCGCCGTTGTGGCAACCGCGCCTGATCGCCGCGCTGCCGCGGCTGGAACTGATCCTGCTCGTGGGCCAGCACGCCCAGCGCTACCACCTGGGCCCCACGCGCAGACGCACGCTGACGGAAACAGTGCGCGCCTACCGCGACCACCTGCCGCGGTTCCTGCCGCTGCCGCACCCGAGCTGGCGCAACAACGCCTGGCTGGCGCGCAACCCCTGGTTCGAGACCGAACTGCTCCCCGAGCTCCGCGCGCGCGTCCACGCGCTTCTGGGCTGA
- a CDS encoding substrate-binding periplasmic protein has translation MRGFRWGGRCVAALILATMAMAGAGGAVHAADACKTFTTSGSNYPPVIYRDGDRYVGAAVDVVREAFERAGVALETTHVGPFKRVLMQARRGELDGLPGLYKTEERQQHFRYVAPIGPDPVAVFVRSDSGIQFTELADLKGHRGATRLGDSFGGDFDSYAEKHLNLSRHGKVTNIMKMLDAGRVDYVVFGYYAGLKAAREAGVSDGIAARTDTWVTNNPLWLVISKKSGCTGVADAVAEALRALRDDGAFQGAVERHMDALGGDG, from the coding sequence ATGCGTGGTTTCCGTTGGGGCGGCCGGTGCGTCGCCGCCCTCATTCTGGCGACGATGGCGATGGCGGGTGCCGGCGGGGCCGTGCACGCCGCAGACGCCTGCAAGACCTTCACCACCTCCGGCAGCAATTATCCGCCGGTCATCTACCGCGACGGCGACCGCTACGTCGGCGCCGCCGTGGACGTGGTGCGCGAAGCCTTCGAGCGCGCGGGCGTGGCTCTGGAGACGACGCACGTCGGGCCGTTCAAGCGCGTGCTCATGCAGGCGCGACGGGGCGAGCTGGACGGCCTGCCCGGACTGTACAAGACCGAGGAGCGCCAGCAGCACTTCCGCTACGTCGCGCCCATCGGCCCCGATCCCGTGGCCGTGTTCGTGCGCTCGGATAGCGGCATCCAGTTCACCGAGCTCGCGGACCTCAAGGGACATCGCGGGGCGACGCGCCTGGGCGACAGCTTCGGCGGCGACTTCGACAGCTACGCCGAGAAGCATCTGAACCTCTCGCGCCACGGCAAAGTGACGAACATCATGAAGATGCTGGATGCCGGGCGCGTGGATTACGTGGTCTTCGGCTACTACGCCGGCCTCAAGGCGGCGCGCGAGGCCGGGGTGTCGGACGGCATCGCCGCGCGCACGGACACCTGGGTCACCAACAACCCGCTGTGGCTGGTGATCTCCAAGAAGAGCGGCTGCACCGGCGTCGCCGACGCCGTCGCTGAGGCGTTGCGCGCCTTGCGGGACGACGGCGCGTTCCAGGGGGCCGTGGAGCGCCACATGGACGCGCTCGGCGGCGACGGCTGA